The Pecten maximus chromosome 11, xPecMax1.1, whole genome shotgun sequence genome has a segment encoding these proteins:
- the LOC117337270 gene encoding LOW QUALITY PROTEIN: uncharacterized protein LOC117337270 (The sequence of the model RefSeq protein was modified relative to this genomic sequence to represent the inferred CDS: deleted 1 base in 1 codon; substituted 1 base at 1 genomic stop codon), translated as MSGLQKSGYLQVKQPSNIKGRKLKAWKTKWAILHKMSNISEGTFAAKLDLYPDESSVNKSLPDKLTYIFENVTCIQSANSKTHKCAFEIVEKYPVICLASLIDEETLEWAKAFQYIFWPPPGPDGKDLFQVIIEENEDSRKYSLSGEYWMILSPQELKIKAMSKAQMLSWKLSNLKRFNLDQRNSKILIIESGAKSDFGEARFMFRSSNVLDIFQCIRKNIARAVEERHRKLSVGSLEGRGRTSSASNSEKRYRMLLERSREDLNASSDSIDSFSGKSDSTRLRTKSEDSLQDQVSREISPPPKPPRLPTXIGDTDDNQMSNCYDELSLPSTSKVDAKKESPQIVSTEVIHDKENQRFVEVNHDNYGYSHVHCQMPQDSRTNIVRSVSGYDDVDLSPTSEKNKVIPNSLDRSPDLRSGSVKSNDSGFVAFPHTDNSDSVARPTVSGLKADHRNNSSFDSAISTSSCVESISAAVNDVLIVTELSTGNKTYDNIDSAVPVDHSEIYSDIHSHSKHDNHVNDETETQYEDLEKYRKDLSKFLGMDPRVNPKDVPPSLPDRPTSLPIRRKEFKKKTKKTKSGSRKVKFSRFLKERNATHRRTASVTSTSSSSSVSDGEDETSIPKIPSFQMLKHMQKNTLYEQTDVKHDQTKELTDSTSNSQDNICRRHSSDSVLIGASKRRAATANSADYAVVQNEPKKTVSFDLLTGELLDDSVVTTSNDTLLQTYCRPLHQRLVVFLLLSKC; from the exons ATGTCCGGACTCCAGAAGTCGGGCTATCTTCAAGTGAAACAGCCATCAAATATAAAAGGACGAAAGTTGAAG GCATGGAAAACAAAATGGGCAATTTTGCACAAAATGAGCAACATTTCCGAAGGAACGTTTGCGGCCAAACTAGACCTTTATCCTGACGAAAGCTCTGTGAACAAATCATTACCGGACAAACTCACCTACATATTTGAAAATGTCACCTGCATCCAATCTGCAAATTCGAAGACCCATAAATGTGCATTTGAGATTGTGGAGAAATATCCAGTAATATGTCTTGCATCCCTGATTGACGAAGAAACATTGGAATGGGCCAAAGCATTCCAGTACATTTTTTGGCCTCCACCCGGTCCAGATGGCAAAG ACTTGTTCCAAGTCATCATTGAAGAGAACGAGGACTCCAGAAAGTACTCACTTAGCGGTGAATACTGGATGATCCTTTCGCCACAGGAATTAAAAATCAAGGCGATGTCAAAGGCTCAAATGTTGTCTTGGAAACTCAGCAATTTGAAAAGGTTCAACCTTGATCAACGCAACTCCAAAATACTTATCATCGAATCTGGAGC GAAATCAGACTTTGGCGAGGCAAGATTTATGTTCCGGTCAAGCAACGTCCTCGATATATTCCAATGCATTCGTAAAAACATAGCACGTGCTGTGGAAGAGAGACACAGGAAGTTGTCCGTAGGATCTTTAGAAGGGCGCGGGAGGACGTCGTCAGCTTCCAATAGTGAGAAGCGATATAGAATGCTTTTAGAGAGAAGCAGAGAAGATCTGAATGCGTCCAGTGACTCTATCGATAGCTTCAGTGGAAAATCAGATAGCACCAGATTGAGGACTAAAAGTGAAGACAGTCTGCAAGATCAGGTGTCGCGTGAAATTTCCCCTCCACCTAAACCTCCACGCTTGCCTACTTAAATTGGA GATACAGATGACAATCAAATGTCAAATTGTTATGACGAACTTTCCCTCCCTTCAACATCGAAAGTTGACGCTAAGAAAGAATCGCCTCAAATTGTTTCCACTGAAGTCATTCACGATAAGGAAAATCAGCGGTTTGTAGAAGTGAACCATGACAATTATGGTTACAGTCACGTCCATTGTCAGATGCCGCAAGATTCCAGGACCAATATCGTACGTTCAGTGTCAGGATATGATGATGTAGATTTAAGCCCGACTTCGGAGAAAAATAAGGTTATTCCGAATAGTTTAGATCGAAGTCCGGACCTTCGGTCTGGTTCTGTCAAATCCAATGACTCCGGTTTTGTAGCATTCCCACATACTGATAATTCGGATTCTGTGGCACGACCAACGGTCAGTGGCTTAAAGGCTGATCACAGAAACAACAGTTCGTTTGATAGTGCAATATCTACGTCATCTTGCGTCGAGTCTATCAGTGCCGCGGTCAATGACGTGCTCATCGTTACTGAACTATCGACAGGCAACAAAACTTATGACAACATCGATTCCGCTGTCCCTGTGGATCACAGTGAAATTTATAGTGACATACATTCTCATTCTAAACATGATAATCACGTAAACGATGAAACGGAGACTCAGTACGAGGATCTTGAAAAATACAGAAAAGATCTGAGTAAATTTCTTGGTATGGATCCTCGAGTAAATCCGAAAGATGTGCCACCTTCTTTACCAGACAGGCCAACATCTTTACCAATTCGTCGGAAAGAGTTCAAGAAAAAGACCAAAAAGACAAAATCTGGTAGCAGAAAAGTAAAATTTTCTCGATTTTTAAAAGAACGGAATGCAACCCATAGGCGAACTGCATCTGTAACGTCAACATCGTCCTCGTCATCCGTGTCTGATGGCGAAGACGAAACATCTATACCGAAGATACCGTCATTCCAAATGTTAAAGCACATGCAGAAAAACACTCTTTATGAGCAGACTGATGTTAAACACGATCAAACGAAAGAATTGACCGATTCCACATCAAACAGCCAAGATAATATCTGCCGCAGACATTCATCAGATTCTGTGCTTATTGGAGCGTCTAAGCGTCGTGCTGCTACTGCAAACAGTGCAGATTATGCTGTGGTACAAAATGAACCAAAGAAGACAGTGTCATTTGACTTATTAACGGGAGAGCTTTTGGACGATTCTGTCGTTACTACTAGCAATGATACATTGTTACAGACATACTGTCGCCCACTTCACCAGAGACTCGTAGTTTTCCTCCTGCTGTCGAAATGTTAG